From one Streptomyces sp. 846.5 genomic stretch:
- the dxs gene encoding 1-deoxy-D-xylulose-5-phosphate synthase yields MSLLESIQSPADLRLLPADELPRLAEEIRDFLIEAVTRTGGHLGPNLGVVELTIALHRVFDSPKDRILFDTGHQSYVHKLLTGRQDFSRLKAFGGLSGYPSRAESEHDVIENSHASTVLGYADGLAKANELQGREDRSVVAVIGDGALTGGMAWEALNNIAEARNRPLVIVVNDNERSYAPTIGGMANHLATLRTTQGYERFLSWGKEALQRTPGVGAPIYDALHGAKKGFKDAVAPQGMFEDLGLKYIGPIDGHDPQALESALKRAKGFGGPVIVHCLTEKGRGYRPAELDEADHFHQVGAIDPITCEPLRPSSGISWTSVFGAELVEIGKERADVVAITAAMLQPVGLGKFAKEFPDRIYDVGIAEQHAAVSAAGLATGGLHPVVAVYATFLNRAFDQVLMDVALHRCGVTFVLDRAGVTGTDGASHNGMWDMSILQVVPGLRIAAPRDADQLRAELREALEVHDAPTVVRFPKAEVGPPIPAVERIGGVDVLMRTAEPGTAPDVLIVAVGTMAPACLDAAALLTADGLTATVVDPRWVKPVDPALTELAARHRLVVTVEDNGRVGGVGSAVAMALRDAEIDIPTRELGITQEFLAHASRSEILDRLGLTGPGVAAQTAGFAKAIGLGRHRQQAVVPTGGEAPRGI; encoded by the coding sequence ATGTCGCTGCTGGAGTCCATTCAGAGCCCCGCCGATCTGCGGCTGCTCCCCGCCGACGAGCTGCCGCGCCTCGCCGAGGAGATCCGTGACTTCCTGATCGAGGCCGTCACCCGAACGGGCGGACACCTCGGACCGAACCTGGGCGTGGTGGAGCTCACCATCGCGCTGCACCGGGTCTTCGACTCCCCGAAGGACCGGATCCTCTTCGACACCGGCCACCAGAGCTATGTCCACAAGCTGCTCACCGGCCGTCAGGACTTCAGCCGGCTGAAGGCCTTTGGCGGTCTGTCCGGCTATCCGTCCAGGGCCGAGTCCGAGCACGACGTGATCGAGAACTCGCACGCCTCCACCGTGCTCGGCTACGCCGACGGCCTGGCCAAGGCCAACGAGCTGCAGGGGCGGGAGGACCGCAGCGTGGTCGCGGTGATCGGTGACGGCGCGCTGACCGGCGGGATGGCCTGGGAGGCGCTGAACAACATCGCCGAGGCCAGGAACCGGCCACTGGTCATCGTGGTCAACGACAACGAGCGCTCCTACGCGCCGACCATCGGCGGCATGGCCAACCATCTGGCCACCCTGCGGACCACCCAGGGCTACGAGCGCTTTCTCTCCTGGGGCAAGGAGGCGCTGCAGCGCACCCCCGGCGTCGGCGCCCCGATCTACGATGCGCTGCACGGGGCCAAGAAGGGCTTCAAGGACGCCGTTGCCCCACAGGGCATGTTCGAGGACCTGGGCCTGAAGTACATCGGCCCGATCGATGGACACGACCCGCAGGCCCTGGAGTCCGCGCTGAAGCGGGCCAAGGGCTTCGGCGGCCCGGTCATCGTGCACTGCCTGACCGAGAAGGGCCGCGGCTACCGCCCGGCCGAGCTGGATGAGGCCGACCACTTCCACCAGGTCGGGGCGATCGACCCGATCACCTGCGAGCCGCTGCGCCCGTCCAGCGGCATCTCCTGGACCTCGGTGTTCGGCGCCGAGCTGGTGGAGATCGGCAAGGAGCGCGCCGACGTGGTGGCGATCACCGCAGCCATGCTCCAGCCGGTCGGCCTGGGCAAGTTCGCCAAGGAGTTCCCGGACCGCATCTACGACGTCGGGATCGCCGAGCAGCACGCCGCGGTGAGCGCGGCCGGCCTGGCCACCGGCGGGCTGCACCCGGTGGTCGCGGTCTACGCGACCTTCCTCAACCGGGCCTTCGACCAGGTCCTGATGGACGTCGCGCTGCACCGCTGCGGGGTCACCTTCGTGCTGGACCGGGCCGGGGTCACCGGCACCGACGGCGCCAGCCACAACGGCATGTGGGACATGTCCATCCTCCAGGTCGTCCCCGGCCTGCGGATCGCCGCGCCGCGCGACGCCGACCAGCTCCGCGCGGAGCTGCGGGAGGCACTGGAGGTGCACGACGCGCCGACCGTGGTCCGCTTCCCCAAGGCCGAGGTCGGCCCGCCGATCCCGGCCGTCGAGCGGATCGGCGGCGTGGACGTGCTGATGCGCACGGCCGAGCCGGGCACCGCGCCCGACGTCCTGATCGTCGCCGTCGGCACCATGGCCCCGGCCTGCCTGGACGCGGCGGCGCTGCTCACCGCGGACGGACTGACCGCGACCGTGGTCGACCCGCGCTGGGTGAAGCCGGTCGACCCGGCGCTGACCGAGCTGGCGGCCCGACACCGGCTGGTCGTCACGGTGGAGGACAACGGCCGGGTCGGCGGCGTGGGCTCGGCCGTGGCGATGGCGCTGCGGGACGCCGAGATCGACATTCCGACGCGCGAGCTGGGCATCACCCAGGAGTTCCTGGCGCACGCCTCACGCAGTGAGATCCTGGACCGACTCGGCCTCACCGGCCCCGGCGTCGCCGCCCAGACCGCGGGCTTCGCCAAGGCGATCGGGCTCGGACGGCACCGGCAGCAAGCAGTCGTACCGACTGGAGGGGAAGCCCCACGTGGCATCTGA
- a CDS encoding aspartate aminotransferase family protein codes for MLAERGAERYQLHSDHLNHQLPRMLHTIGFDKVYERAQGAYFYDAEGNDYLDMLAGFGIFALGRHHPVVRQALHQVMDLELADLTRFDCQPLPGLLAEKLLSYAPHLDRVFFGNSGTEAVETALKFARYATGKPRVLFADHAFHGLTTGSLSVNGEEGFRKGFAPLLPDTALELGDLAALERELKKGDVAALIVEPIQGKGVHPTPPGYLKAAQDLLHRHKALLIADEVQTGIGRTGDFFAYQHEEGVEPDLVCVAKALSGGYVPVGATLGKQWIFEKVYSSMDRVLVHSASFGSNAQAMTAGLATLHVMEDEQVVANARRVGDLFRERLAELKPKYEMLADVRGRGLMIGIEFGRPQSLKLRTGWMALQAARKGLFAQMVVVPLMQRHRILTQVSGDYLEVIKLIPPLTITETEVDRFVAAFTEIMDEAHSGTGLMRDFGKTLIKQAVANR; via the coding sequence CTGCTCGCCGAGCGCGGGGCCGAGCGGTACCAGCTGCACAGCGACCACCTGAACCACCAGCTGCCGCGGATGCTGCACACCATCGGCTTCGACAAGGTGTACGAGCGGGCCCAGGGTGCGTACTTCTACGACGCCGAGGGCAACGACTACCTCGACATGCTGGCCGGCTTCGGCATCTTCGCCCTGGGCCGGCACCATCCGGTGGTCCGTCAGGCCCTGCACCAGGTGATGGACCTGGAGCTGGCCGACCTCACCCGTTTCGACTGCCAGCCGCTGCCGGGCCTGCTCGCCGAGAAGCTGCTCTCCTACGCCCCGCACCTGGACCGGGTCTTCTTCGGCAACAGCGGCACCGAGGCGGTGGAGACCGCGCTGAAGTTCGCCCGCTACGCCACCGGCAAGCCCCGCGTCCTCTTCGCCGACCACGCCTTCCACGGGCTGACCACGGGCTCGCTCTCGGTCAACGGCGAGGAGGGCTTCCGCAAGGGCTTCGCCCCGCTGCTGCCGGACACCGCCCTGGAGCTCGGCGACCTCGCCGCGCTGGAGCGCGAGCTGAAGAAGGGCGACGTCGCGGCCCTGATCGTGGAGCCGATCCAGGGCAAGGGCGTCCACCCCACGCCCCCCGGTTACCTCAAGGCGGCCCAGGACCTGCTGCACCGTCACAAGGCGCTGCTGATCGCCGACGAGGTGCAGACCGGGATCGGTCGCACCGGCGACTTCTTCGCCTACCAGCACGAGGAAGGGGTGGAGCCCGACCTGGTGTGCGTGGCCAAGGCCCTCTCCGGCGGCTATGTGCCGGTCGGCGCCACCCTGGGCAAGCAGTGGATCTTCGAGAAGGTCTACTCCTCGATGGACCGGGTGCTGGTGCACTCCGCCAGCTTCGGCTCCAACGCCCAGGCCATGACGGCGGGGCTCGCCACCCTGCACGTCATGGAGGACGAGCAGGTGGTGGCGAACGCCCGCCGGGTGGGGGACCTGTTCCGCGAGCGGCTGGCCGAACTCAAGCCGAAGTACGAAATGCTGGCCGACGTGCGCGGCCGGGGCCTCATGATCGGCATCGAGTTCGGCCGCCCCCAGTCGCTCAAGCTGCGCACCGGATGGATGGCTCTGCAGGCGGCCCGCAAGGGGCTGTTCGCGCAGATGGTGGTGGTTCCGCTGATGCAGCGGCACCGGATCCTCACCCAGGTCTCCGGGGACTACCTGGAGGTCATCAAGCTCATCCCGCCGCTCACCATCACCGAGACCGAGGTGGACCGCTTCGTCGCGGCCTTCACGGAGATCATGGACGAGGCCCACAGCGGCACCGGCCTGATGCGGGACTTCGGCAAGACGCTGATCAAGCAGGCCGTCGCCAACCGGTAG
- a CDS encoding SDR family oxidoreductase — MTGTDNTPNEKVALVTGASRGIGFAVAEALVARGERVVITGRDAESLAAAVERLGGPDVALGIAGKSHDEAHRAEVVDRTMERFGRIDHLVNNVGTNPAYGPMVDLDLNAARKILDINLVSTLGWVQLVHKASLRERGGAIVNVSSVSALGPAPGIGMYGASKAALIQLTQQLAYELAPTVRVNAVAPAVVRTKFAEALFVGHEEQVAATYPLKRLGVPEDVGGAVAFLLSEQASWITGQILVLDGGLTLGGGTV; from the coding sequence ATGACGGGTACCGACAACACGCCGAACGAGAAGGTCGCGCTGGTGACCGGAGCCAGCCGTGGCATCGGCTTCGCCGTGGCCGAGGCGCTGGTGGCCCGGGGCGAGCGGGTGGTGATCACCGGACGGGACGCGGAGAGCCTGGCCGCCGCCGTGGAGCGGCTCGGCGGCCCGGACGTGGCCCTCGGCATCGCCGGGAAGAGCCATGACGAGGCGCACCGCGCCGAGGTCGTGGACCGGACCATGGAGCGCTTCGGCCGGATCGACCACCTGGTCAACAATGTCGGCACCAACCCCGCCTACGGCCCGATGGTCGATCTGGACCTGAACGCGGCCCGGAAGATCCTGGACATCAACCTGGTCTCCACCCTGGGCTGGGTGCAGCTGGTCCACAAGGCCTCGCTGCGCGAGCGCGGCGGCGCGATCGTCAATGTCTCCTCGGTCAGCGCGCTCGGCCCGGCGCCCGGCATCGGCATGTACGGGGCCAGCAAGGCGGCGCTGATCCAGCTCACCCAGCAGCTCGCCTACGAGCTGGCCCCCACGGTGCGGGTGAACGCGGTGGCGCCCGCGGTGGTGCGCACCAAGTTCGCGGAGGCCCTGTTCGTCGGCCACGAGGAGCAGGTGGCGGCAACCTACCCGCTGAAGCGGCTCGGGGTGCCCGAGGACGTGGGCGGGGCGGTGGCCTTCCTGCTGTCGGAGCAGGCGTCCTGGATCACCGGTCAGATCCTGGTGCTGGACGGCGGACTGACGCTGGGCGGCGGCACCGTCTGA
- a CDS encoding acyl-CoA dehydrogenase family protein, with product MSASTDTQTDLQYSEVEQELRGHVRALLAARAPQSATLARTESEQPVDTALWRALADELGVTGLAVPEKWGGAGASWRETAVVLEELGRAAAPVPYLGSAVLATAALLAAETELLPRVASGELVAALAVPFATPPRSPFPSSVRQQADGLLHGTVHLVADARTAGALVVPALDQDGQPGLYVVTDFTATPVVSLDMTRPLADLALDGAAGRRIAAGDGAVAAVEAALATGAALLASEQLGVAEWALETTTAYVKERHQFGRPVGSFQAVKHRLADLWVSVAQLRAVARSAAGAAAAGSPDLPVSAALAQAFASQVAVVATEEAVQLHGGIGFTWEHPAHLYLKRAKSDSIALGTADRHRAALAQLVDLTL from the coding sequence ATGAGCGCTTCGACCGACACGCAGACCGACCTGCAGTACTCCGAGGTGGAGCAGGAGCTCCGCGGCCACGTACGGGCGCTGCTGGCGGCCCGCGCCCCGCAGTCGGCGACGCTCGCCAGGACCGAGAGCGAGCAGCCCGTCGACACCGCGCTGTGGCGGGCGCTGGCGGACGAACTGGGCGTCACCGGCCTTGCCGTGCCGGAGAAGTGGGGCGGCGCCGGGGCGAGCTGGCGGGAGACCGCCGTGGTGCTGGAGGAGCTGGGCCGCGCCGCCGCGCCGGTCCCGTACCTCGGCAGCGCCGTGCTCGCCACGGCGGCGCTGCTGGCGGCGGAGACCGAGCTGCTGCCCCGGGTCGCCTCCGGCGAGCTGGTGGCCGCCCTGGCCGTGCCCTTCGCCACCCCGCCGCGGTCGCCCTTCCCCTCGTCCGTACGGCAGCAGGCCGACGGTCTGCTGCACGGGACGGTGCACCTGGTCGCGGACGCCCGCACGGCCGGGGCCCTGGTCGTCCCGGCACTGGACCAGGACGGGCAGCCGGGCCTCTACGTCGTCACCGACTTCACCGCCACGCCGGTGGTGAGCCTGGACATGACCCGGCCGCTGGCCGACCTCGCCCTCGACGGGGCGGCCGGCCGCCGGATCGCCGCCGGGGACGGCGCGGTCGCCGCAGTGGAGGCCGCGCTCGCCACCGGTGCCGCGCTGCTGGCCTCCGAGCAGCTGGGGGTCGCCGAGTGGGCGCTGGAGACCACCACCGCCTATGTGAAGGAGCGTCACCAGTTCGGCCGTCCGGTGGGCTCCTTCCAGGCGGTGAAGCACCGGCTGGCGGACCTCTGGGTCTCGGTGGCGCAGCTGCGCGCCGTGGCCCGCAGCGCGGCCGGCGCCGCGGCGGCCGGGTCGCCGGACCTGCCGGTGTCGGCGGCGCTGGCGCAGGCCTTCGCCTCGCAGGTCGCGGTGGTCGCCACGGAGGAGGCGGTGCAGCTGCACGGCGGCATCGGCTTCACCTGGGAGCACCCGGCCCATCTGTACCTCAAGCGGGCCAAGAGCGACTCGATCGCTCTCGGCACCGCCGACCGGCACCGCGCCGCGCTCGCGCAGCTGGTCGACCTCACACTCTGA
- a CDS encoding acyl-CoA dehydrogenase family protein has translation MSTPEITETGLSTAVRKLLAEHDPTSTPVAEFLGARYDAGLAWIHFPEGLGGLAAPRALQQAVNDEFAAAGAPTLDPGRHGIGLGMAAPTLLAFGDAAVHQRFLRPLWTGEEVWCQLFSEPGAGSDLAALGTRAVRDGDSWVVDGQKVWTSLAHEAQWAILVTRSDPTVPKHRGMTYFICDMTAPGVEVRPLRQATGEAEFNEVFLTGVRIPDSRRLGEVGDGWRVAQTTLMNERVAIGGSALPREGGLIGTVARTWRERPELRTPGLQDSLLRLWVDAEAARLTGERLRQQLAAGQPGPEGSAAKLAFARLNQQISGLELELLGGEGLVYDDWTFRRPSHPSMEGGTPGYRYLRAKGNSIEGGTSEILRNIIAERVLGLPQEIRVDKDVAWKDLPR, from the coding sequence ATGAGCACACCTGAAATCACCGAAACGGGCCTCAGCACCGCCGTGCGCAAACTGCTGGCCGAGCACGACCCGACGAGCACCCCCGTCGCAGAGTTCCTGGGAGCCCGCTACGACGCCGGCCTCGCCTGGATCCACTTCCCCGAAGGCCTCGGCGGCCTCGCGGCCCCCCGCGCCCTGCAGCAGGCCGTCAACGACGAGTTCGCCGCCGCCGGCGCCCCCACCCTGGACCCCGGCCGGCACGGCATCGGCCTCGGCATGGCCGCGCCCACCCTCCTGGCCTTCGGCGACGCCGCCGTGCACCAGCGCTTCCTGCGCCCGCTGTGGACCGGCGAGGAGGTCTGGTGCCAGCTGTTCAGCGAGCCCGGCGCCGGCTCCGACCTCGCCGCCCTCGGCACCCGCGCCGTCCGCGACGGCGACTCCTGGGTGGTGGACGGGCAGAAGGTGTGGACCTCGCTGGCGCACGAGGCGCAGTGGGCGATCCTGGTCACCCGCAGCGACCCGACGGTGCCCAAGCACCGCGGCATGACCTACTTCATCTGCGACATGACCGCGCCCGGCGTCGAGGTCCGCCCGCTGCGGCAGGCCACCGGCGAGGCCGAGTTCAACGAGGTCTTCCTCACCGGCGTGCGGATCCCCGACAGCCGGCGGCTCGGCGAGGTCGGCGACGGCTGGCGGGTCGCCCAGACCACGCTGATGAACGAGCGGGTCGCCATCGGCGGCAGCGCGCTCCCCCGCGAAGGCGGACTGATCGGCACGGTCGCCCGGACCTGGCGCGAACGGCCCGAACTGCGCACCCCCGGGCTGCAGGACAGCCTGCTGCGGCTGTGGGTGGACGCCGAGGCGGCCAGGCTCACCGGCGAACGGCTGCGCCAGCAGCTCGCCGCGGGGCAGCCGGGCCCGGAGGGCTCCGCCGCCAAGCTCGCGTTCGCCCGGCTGAACCAGCAGATCTCCGGCCTGGAGCTGGAGCTGCTCGGCGGCGAGGGCCTGGTCTACGACGACTGGACCTTCCGCCGCCCCTCGCACCCCTCGATGGAGGGCGGCACCCCCGGCTACCGCTACCTGCGGGCCAAGGGCAACTCGATCGAGGGCGGGACCTCCGAGATCCTGCGGAACATCATCGCCGAGCGGGTCCTGGGGCTGCCCCAGGAGATCCGCGTCGACAAGGACGTCGCCTGGAAGGACCTGCCGCGATGA
- the fabG gene encoding 3-oxoacyl-ACP reductase FabG: protein MTEQTPRVAIVTGAARGIGAATAIRLAADGFAVAAVDLEEAGSKDTVEKITAAGGRALAVGADVSDAAQVAAAIERIVAELGAPTVLVNNAGVLRDNLLFKMSEADWDTVMNVHLKGAFLMSKAVQKHMVDAHYGRIVNLSSSSALGNRGQANYSAAKAGLQGFTKTLAIELGKFGVTANAVAPGFIATDMTAATAERVGMGFEDFKAAAATQIPVARVGVPNDIAHTVSFLVSEGAGFVSGQVVYVAGGPLD, encoded by the coding sequence ATGACCGAACAGACCCCCCGCGTCGCCATCGTCACCGGAGCGGCCCGCGGCATCGGCGCCGCCACCGCGATCCGCCTCGCCGCCGACGGCTTCGCCGTGGCGGCGGTGGACCTGGAGGAGGCCGGCAGCAAGGACACCGTCGAGAAGATCACCGCCGCCGGCGGCCGGGCGCTCGCCGTCGGCGCTGACGTCAGCGACGCGGCGCAGGTCGCCGCGGCGATCGAGCGGATCGTCGCCGAGCTGGGCGCGCCGACCGTGCTGGTCAACAACGCCGGCGTGCTGCGGGACAACCTGCTCTTCAAGATGTCCGAGGCGGACTGGGACACCGTCATGAACGTGCACCTCAAGGGCGCGTTCCTGATGTCCAAGGCGGTCCAGAAGCACATGGTGGACGCGCACTACGGACGCATCGTCAACCTGTCCTCCTCGTCGGCGCTGGGGAACCGGGGCCAGGCCAACTACTCCGCCGCGAAGGCGGGGCTGCAGGGCTTCACCAAGACCCTCGCCATCGAGCTCGGCAAGTTCGGCGTCACCGCCAACGCCGTCGCCCCCGGGTTCATCGCCACCGACATGACCGCAGCCACCGCGGAGCGGGTGGGCATGGGCTTCGAGGACTTCAAGGCGGCGGCGGCCACGCAGATCCCGGTGGCCCGGGTCGGCGTTCCGAACGACATCGCGCACACGGTCTCCTTCCTGGTCAGCGAGGGGGCCGGGTTTGTGTCCGGCCAGGTTGTGTACGTCGCCGGTGGACCGCTGGACTAG
- a CDS encoding acyl-CoA dehydrogenase family protein — MDFRYDERTVELQERLLAFMDEMVYPAEAVAARQLAEAGTEWTRPPVMAELKAEARRRGLWNLFLPGTEHGGAGLTNLQYAPLAEITGHVPHLAPEALNCAAPDTGNMEVLAEFGSPEQRKRWLEPLLEGEIRSAFCMTEPEVASSDAANIATRIERDGDSYVINGRKWWSSGAMDPTCEILIVMGRTDPDAPKHKQQSMILVPRDTPGVKVLRGMHVFGYTDGAHGGHAEIVFEDVRVPAENLIAGEGMGFAIAQARLGPGRIHHCMRLIGMAERGLELMCRRAVSRTAFGKPLAEQGVVQEWIAESRVRIEQLRLLVLKTAWLMDTVGNKGAHTEIQAIKIATPSTVEWILDKAIQAHGGGGISQDFPLANLWASARTLRFADGPDEVHRRSLAHRELKPYLAAAAESAAVQAN; from the coding sequence ATGGACTTCCGGTACGACGAACGCACCGTTGAACTGCAGGAACGACTGCTCGCCTTCATGGACGAGATGGTCTATCCGGCCGAGGCGGTCGCCGCACGGCAGCTCGCCGAGGCCGGCACCGAGTGGACCCGGCCGCCGGTGATGGCGGAGCTGAAGGCCGAGGCTCGCCGTCGTGGCCTGTGGAATCTCTTCTTGCCGGGTACGGAGCACGGCGGCGCGGGGCTGACCAACCTCCAGTACGCGCCGTTGGCCGAGATCACCGGCCATGTGCCGCACCTCGCGCCCGAGGCGCTCAACTGCGCCGCGCCCGACACCGGCAACATGGAGGTGCTGGCCGAGTTCGGCTCCCCCGAACAGCGCAAGCGCTGGCTGGAGCCGCTGCTGGAGGGCGAGATCCGCAGCGCCTTCTGCATGACCGAGCCCGAGGTCGCCTCCTCCGACGCCGCCAACATCGCCACCCGGATCGAGCGCGACGGCGACAGCTATGTGATCAACGGACGCAAGTGGTGGTCCTCCGGCGCCATGGACCCGACCTGCGAAATCCTCATCGTGATGGGCCGGACCGACCCCGACGCGCCGAAGCACAAGCAGCAGAGCATGATCCTGGTACCGCGCGACACGCCCGGGGTGAAGGTCCTCCGGGGCATGCACGTCTTCGGCTACACCGACGGCGCGCACGGCGGCCACGCCGAGATCGTCTTCGAGGACGTCAGGGTCCCGGCCGAGAACCTGATCGCCGGGGAGGGCATGGGCTTCGCCATCGCCCAGGCCCGGCTCGGCCCCGGCCGGATCCACCACTGCATGCGGCTGATCGGCATGGCCGAGCGCGGCCTGGAGCTGATGTGCCGTCGGGCCGTCTCCCGCACCGCCTTCGGCAAGCCGCTGGCCGAGCAGGGCGTGGTGCAGGAGTGGATCGCCGAGTCCCGGGTCCGGATCGAGCAGCTGCGGCTGCTGGTGCTGAAGACCGCCTGGCTGATGGACACCGTCGGCAACAAGGGCGCCCACACCGAGATCCAGGCCATCAAGATCGCCACGCCGTCCACCGTGGAGTGGATCCTCGACAAGGCGATCCAAGCGCACGGCGGCGGCGGGATCTCCCAGGACTTCCCGCTGGCCAACCTGTGGGCCTCGGCCCGTACGCTGCGATTCGCGGACGGCCCCGACGAGGTGCACCGTCGCTCGCTGGCCCACCGCGAGCTGAAGCCCTACCTCGCCGCAGCGGCCGAATCCGCTGCCGTACAAGCAAACTGA
- a CDS encoding phosphotransferase family protein: protein MPEQSLDPPGLDLGRLRDHLDRVRPALVEGPLGAELITGGKSNLTYRLHDDRHRWVLRRPPLGHVLATAHDMSREYQVIAALADSLVPVPGVHLLCTDAEVLGAPFYLMDEVPGRVYRFAGDSAGLGPERARALSYRLVDVLAELHAVDPAAVGLAEFGRPEGYLERQVARWFRQFEASRSREIPGMDELQRRLGQGVPASQRPAIVHGDYRLDNTVIAEDDSVAAVLDWEMATLGDPLADVGLMKVYWDISRDLPGNPVAGAVSAAAGFPAMDDLLDRYAERTGLDLAPLPWYTAFAGYKLAVIAEGIHFRYTQGKTVGEGFSHVGAMVAPLVTSALETLLKLEAD from the coding sequence ATGCCCGAGCAATCGCTCGATCCCCCCGGCCTCGACCTGGGCCGCCTGCGCGACCACCTCGACCGGGTTCGTCCCGCGCTGGTCGAAGGGCCGCTCGGCGCGGAGCTGATCACCGGCGGCAAGTCCAACCTGACCTACCGGCTGCACGACGACCGGCACCGCTGGGTGCTGCGCCGCCCGCCGCTGGGCCATGTGCTGGCGACCGCGCACGACATGTCCCGCGAGTACCAGGTGATAGCCGCGCTGGCGGACAGCCTGGTCCCGGTGCCCGGGGTGCACCTGCTGTGCACCGACGCCGAGGTGCTCGGCGCACCCTTCTACCTGATGGACGAGGTCCCCGGACGGGTCTACCGCTTCGCCGGGGACTCGGCCGGCCTCGGCCCCGAGCGGGCCAGGGCGCTCTCCTACCGGCTGGTCGACGTGCTGGCCGAGCTGCACGCCGTCGACCCGGCAGCGGTGGGGCTGGCCGAGTTCGGCCGCCCGGAGGGCTACCTGGAACGTCAGGTCGCACGCTGGTTCCGGCAGTTCGAGGCGTCCCGGAGCCGGGAGATCCCGGGCATGGACGAACTGCAGCGGCGGCTCGGCCAGGGCGTCCCGGCCAGTCAGCGGCCCGCGATCGTGCACGGCGACTACCGCCTGGACAACACCGTGATCGCCGAGGACGACAGCGTCGCCGCGGTGCTCGACTGGGAGATGGCGACCCTGGGCGACCCGCTCGCCGACGTCGGCCTGATGAAGGTCTACTGGGACATCTCCCGCGACCTGCCCGGCAACCCGGTCGCCGGGGCGGTCAGCGCCGCGGCCGGCTTCCCCGCCATGGACGACCTGCTGGACCGCTACGCCGAGCGCACCGGCCTGGACCTCGCCCCGCTCCCCTGGTACACGGCCTTCGCCGGCTACAAGCTGGCGGTCATCGCCGAGGGCATCCACTTCCGCTACACCCAGGGCAAGACCGTCGGCGAGGGCTTCTCGCACGTGGGCGCGATGGTCGCGCCACTGGTCACCTCCGCCCTGGAGACCCTTCTCAAGCTGGAGGCAGACTGA